Proteins encoded within one genomic window of Dehalococcoidales bacterium:
- a CDS encoding C4-type zinc ribbon domain-containing protein: protein MSMIIKLLGLQELEIEITGLEKALTDARGKLGESPALQKAKADAAAAETSYRQLSDRQKELEWQSEDIDTKLKNVNEKLYSGRVSNPKELTSLQLEAGLLSEKAAGLDEKALDVMEKMEAADQEFSQAAARLTQAESAWHVEQQGLKQEIDNMQQKIAILEEKRAKSADEISPEALQLYQRVKMQKGVAVARVAHGTCEGCRISLSTAQLQRARSGSLERCANCGRILYGE, encoded by the coding sequence ATGAGCATGATTATTAAGCTTTTAGGTTTGCAGGAGCTTGAAATCGAAATAACAGGCTTGGAGAAAGCCTTAACAGATGCTCGGGGAAAATTGGGGGAAAGCCCGGCACTTCAAAAAGCAAAGGCAGATGCTGCTGCCGCTGAAACCAGCTACCGTCAGTTAAGCGACCGTCAAAAGGAACTTGAATGGCAGTCGGAAGATATTGATACAAAGTTGAAAAACGTCAATGAGAAACTGTACAGCGGCAGGGTTTCTAATCCAAAAGAACTAACCAGTTTACAACTTGAAGCCGGATTGCTGAGCGAGAAGGCAGCTGGGTTAGATGAAAAAGCCCTTGATGTTATGGAAAAAATGGAAGCTGCTGATCAAGAATTTTCCCAGGCAGCGGCAAGACTAACACAAGCGGAAAGTGCATGGCATGTTGAACAGCAAGGGCTTAAGCAAGAAATAGACAATATGCAACAAAAAATTGCAATCCTTGAGGAAAAACGCGCAAAAAGCGCAGATGAAATATCCCCCGAAGCTCTCCAGTTATATCAACGGGTTAAAATGCAAAAAGGGGTGGCTGTTGCTAGAGTAGCCCATGGCACTTGTGAAGGTTGCCGTATTAGCCTATCAACAGCCCAGTTGCAACGTGCACGAAGCGGATCATTGGAAAGATGTGCTAATTGCGGGCGAATACTATATGGTGAATAA
- a CDS encoding S41 family peptidase, with protein MSKPLKWLVGISAGLVVSVLIFTGGVMLGSHSSETEDDNFAAIEDAWRIITEEYVEKDNIDTAALSQAAIEAMMDFIDDPYSTYLNRESYLETMNQLEGKYEGIGTEVSIADKGVVVIGVYTDSPAEKAGIKPGNIITAVNGEDIAGMGLMDIVLKVRGPKGTSITLTVLDYEAGTHRDVAIIRDEVHEKSVHFDMVGEYAHVVISQFGEKTDDELGKALKDLEALGARGIVLDLRYNPGGLLDSVVDSASRFLREGVVFTVKYSDGREEVYEVRKKDVVTDLPMVVLVNQFSASGSEVVAGALQDHNRALIAGTTTFGKGSVNVLTPIGADQGMYITIARWLTPDGHMIEGNGIEPDEQLTLYGEDMLNWAVEYLRNR; from the coding sequence ATGTCCAAACCTTTGAAATGGCTCGTTGGCATCAGCGCAGGACTGGTTGTATCCGTGTTAATTTTTACTGGGGGAGTGATGCTGGGCAGCCATTCGTCGGAAACAGAAGATGATAATTTTGCTGCTATAGAAGATGCCTGGCGCATAATAACCGAAGAATACGTAGAAAAAGATAACATTGATACCGCTGCTCTAAGTCAGGCGGCTATCGAAGCTATGATGGATTTTATTGATGATCCCTATTCTACTTATCTCAATCGTGAATCATATCTCGAAACCATGAACCAGCTGGAAGGAAAGTATGAGGGCATTGGTACAGAAGTATCGATTGCTGATAAAGGGGTGGTAGTAATTGGTGTATATACCGACTCACCGGCTGAGAAGGCTGGGATAAAGCCTGGAAATATTATCACCGCCGTGAATGGGGAAGATATTGCGGGGATGGGTTTGATGGATATCGTGCTAAAGGTCAGGGGCCCAAAAGGCACTTCGATAACCTTAACTGTTCTTGACTACGAGGCAGGTACCCATCGTGATGTAGCCATAATACGAGATGAAGTTCATGAGAAAAGTGTACATTTCGACATGGTGGGAGAATATGCGCATGTTGTTATCAGCCAATTCGGTGAAAAAACCGATGATGAGCTCGGTAAAGCTTTAAAAGACCTGGAGGCTCTTGGTGCCCGAGGGATTGTATTGGATCTTCGCTATAATCCGGGAGGTTTGCTGGATTCCGTGGTGGATTCAGCCAGCCGTTTTCTGAGAGAAGGGGTAGTATTTACCGTAAAATATAGTGATGGCAGGGAAGAAGTCTATGAGGTTCGGAAAAAAGACGTAGTGACTGACTTGCCAATGGTAGTACTGGTTAATCAATTTAGTGCTTCCGGTTCAGAGGTTGTAGCTGGCGCACTCCAGGATCATAACCGCGCTTTGATAGCAGGCACAACAACTTTTGGCAAGGGCAGTGTCAATGTCCTGACCCCTATAGGAGCTGATCAGGGTATGTATATTACCATTGCCCGATGGCTGACACCTGACGGTCATATGATTGAAGGGAATGGAATTGAGCCTGATGAGCAACTTACTCTCTATGGGGAAGATATGCTCAACTGGGCGGTTGAGTATCTGCGAAATAGGTAG
- the ftsA gene encoding cell division protein FtsA, with product MGKKSIITSIDVGTTKICTTIAEYNDNGGIRVVGVGMAPSHGLHKGLVVNINEAREAIRDSVTKAEQACDYRVESAYVGVTGRHVSSMNNKGVVAITRNDRLVRSDDLKRVLTSAQSIKVPNDRRLLHVIPRGYSVDGQTGVKNPVGMHGFRLDVETHVITAAATSIQNMVKCIRGVGLDIDDLVLEPLASSEAVLTDDEKQVGVILADIGGGTTDICIFKDGSIWHSSILPVAGYQLTRDIAIGLGLPFDVAEEMKKRYGSVMPVYESRMESANPISADGHGVSYQDLCDIIRARMEEIMRLILLELPSADYESLVPAGVVFTGGSSNLSGIESLGRDIMRLPVRVGVPSHVYGITDSLRDPAFATSVGLLLWGAKNYGPSGPKKRGGWFGSTFRKLASSLSRLFG from the coding sequence ATGGGGAAAAAGTCAATTATAACCTCGATTGACGTTGGTACGACCAAGATCTGTACAACAATTGCAGAATACAACGATAATGGTGGTATCCGCGTCGTAGGCGTGGGGATGGCTCCGTCGCACGGGCTTCACAAAGGCCTTGTTGTAAACATTAATGAAGCGCGTGAAGCTATCCGGGATTCTGTCACGAAGGCAGAACAGGCTTGTGATTACCGGGTTGAATCGGCCTACGTAGGTGTCACTGGGCGCCACGTAAGTTCAATGAACAACAAGGGAGTGGTGGCCATTACCCGCAATGACCGCCTGGTTCGTTCTGATGACCTGAAGAGGGTTCTCACTTCAGCTCAGAGTATCAAGGTTCCTAATGATCGACGCTTGCTGCATGTGATACCGCGCGGTTACAGCGTTGACGGTCAGACTGGAGTAAAAAATCCAGTAGGCATGCATGGCTTTCGCCTGGATGTTGAAACCCATGTTATCACTGCCGCTGCGACCTCTATTCAAAATATGGTTAAGTGTATCCGTGGCGTAGGCCTGGATATTGATGATCTTGTACTGGAGCCGCTGGCATCCAGCGAAGCAGTGCTTACCGATGATGAAAAGCAGGTTGGTGTTATACTCGCCGATATTGGTGGGGGCACAACCGATATATGTATTTTCAAGGATGGAAGCATTTGGCACAGTTCAATTCTGCCGGTTGCTGGTTACCAACTGACCCGTGATATCGCCATTGGTTTGGGTCTGCCTTTTGATGTAGCCGAGGAAATGAAGAAACGCTATGGGAGCGTTATGCCGGTTTATGAAAGCCGGATGGAATCAGCCAATCCTATTTCGGCTGATGGGCATGGTGTTTCCTACCAGGATCTGTGCGATATCATTCGTGCTCGTATGGAAGAAATTATGCGCCTGATTTTACTGGAACTTCCCAGCGCAGATTATGAATCCCTGGTACCGGCTGGTGTAGTTTTTACCGGTGGATCCAGTAACCTCTCCGGCATCGAATCACTTGGCCGTGATATTATGCGGCTTCCGGTTAGAGTCGGCGTACCTTCTCATGTGTATGGAATAACCGATTCACTTCGTGATCCGGCATTTGCCACTAGTGTTGGCCTCTTGCTTTGGGGTGCAAAAAATTATGGACCGTCCGGGCCAAAAAAACGGGGCGGGTGGTTTGGTTCAACATTCCGTAAGCTGGCTTCTAGTCTGAGCCGGTTGTTTGGTTAA
- a CDS encoding proline--tRNA ligase, with the protein MRFSKLISKTQKEIPADADTISHQLMLRAGMIRQLSAGVYSYLPLAHRALKKIENIIRDEMDKAGGQEITMPVIQPRELWEKSGRGQAFGKIIFPVNDRKDRELVLGPTHEEVVTDLVSFFIKSYRDLPVMLYQIQTKFRDEPRPRGGLIRVREFTMKDLYSFDLDETGLNESYQKMRKSYQNIYRRTGLPVIMIEADSGAIGGKDSSEFMAVTDCGEDVIIYCEKCGYAANVEKAKSIKKPGSSSEPRSIEEVYTPGQKTIEDVARFLDVDRTQTIKAVFYYADGEIVFVALRGDIEVNEIKLNNILKVNELRLALPEEVGKAHLVAGSASPVGLAGIKIIADESLNNGTNFVAGANKPDYHIKNVNFPRDFSADIIADISLASAGDCCIKCGAPLKTTRGIEVGHIFKLGTFLAEKMGAFYTDAEGNSKPIVMGSYGIGVGRLLASVIEASHDEKGIIWPLSIAPYEVYLCPLFLEDEKVSQTAVQLYQELINCGIEVLYDDRMESPGVKFNDADLLGIPLRITISPRTLEKESVELKWRSEKKADLVGLADIVDRVKKIVIPAKYSA; encoded by the coding sequence GTGCGCTTTTCCAAACTTATCAGTAAAACTCAAAAAGAAATACCCGCCGATGCAGATACCATAAGTCATCAGCTTATGTTGAGAGCAGGTATGATTCGCCAGCTTTCAGCCGGCGTTTATTCATACCTGCCCCTGGCACATCGCGCACTAAAAAAAATAGAAAATATCATTCGCGATGAGATGGACAAAGCCGGTGGTCAGGAGATCACGATGCCAGTAATCCAGCCCAGGGAACTTTGGGAAAAAAGCGGGCGCGGCCAGGCATTTGGTAAGATTATATTTCCGGTCAATGACCGCAAGGATCGAGAGCTCGTTCTAGGTCCTACCCATGAAGAGGTTGTCACTGATCTAGTAAGTTTTTTTATTAAAAGCTACCGCGATCTTCCGGTAATGCTCTACCAAATACAAACCAAATTCCGGGATGAACCAAGACCTCGAGGCGGCTTGATACGAGTGAGAGAATTCACTATGAAAGACCTCTACAGCTTTGATCTTGATGAAACAGGCTTGAATGAAAGCTATCAAAAAATGCGTAAAAGTTATCAGAATATTTACCGAAGAACCGGACTACCGGTAATCATGATTGAGGCGGACAGCGGCGCTATAGGAGGCAAGGACTCGAGTGAGTTTATGGCAGTAACCGATTGCGGGGAAGACGTAATCATCTACTGCGAAAAGTGCGGTTATGCAGCTAACGTTGAAAAAGCTAAAAGCATCAAAAAGCCAGGTTCTTCATCAGAACCCAGATCCATAGAAGAAGTCTATACACCTGGCCAGAAAACCATCGAAGACGTAGCCAGGTTCCTGGATGTTGATCGTACGCAGACAATTAAAGCTGTCTTTTATTATGCTGATGGAGAGATTGTGTTTGTTGCTCTCCGTGGTGATATTGAAGTGAACGAAATCAAGTTAAACAACATTCTCAAGGTAAACGAGTTACGCCTGGCTCTCCCGGAAGAGGTGGGAAAAGCCCATCTTGTTGCCGGGTCGGCATCTCCCGTTGGTCTGGCAGGTATCAAGATCATAGCCGATGAGTCTTTAAATAATGGTACCAATTTTGTTGCCGGTGCCAACAAACCAGACTATCACATTAAAAATGTGAACTTCCCTCGCGATTTCTCTGCTGATATCATTGCAGACATTTCACTGGCATCGGCTGGTGATTGCTGCATTAAATGCGGTGCACCATTAAAAACCACCAGAGGCATAGAAGTCGGGCATATCTTTAAGCTGGGTACTTTCCTGGCTGAGAAAATGGGTGCTTTTTATACCGATGCGGAGGGCAACTCCAAGCCCATCGTTATGGGAAGTTACGGTATTGGAGTCGGCCGACTTCTTGCCAGTGTAATTGAAGCCAGCCACGATGAAAAAGGTATTATTTGGCCGCTTTCAATCGCACCGTATGAAGTATACCTTTGCCCGCTTTTTCTGGAAGATGAAAAGGTGTCGCAAACAGCTGTCCAATTATATCAGGAGCTGATTAATTGCGGTATCGAAGTTCTTTATGACGACAGAATGGAATCTCCGGGGGTTAAATTTAACGATGCAGATCTTTTAGGGATTCCACTTCGTATTACCATAAGCCCCAGGACACTGGAAAAGGAAAGCGTTGAACTGAAATGGCGCTCGGAGAAAAAGGCAGACCTGGTTGGACTTGCTGATATTGTTGATAGGGTTAAGAAGATTGTTATTCCGGCAAAGTACAGCGCCTAG
- the ftsZ gene encoding cell division protein FtsZ, translating into MAKTSFVPNPAKIKVIGLGGGGCNAVTRMVREEIQGVEFIAMNTDAQALAITEAPTRIQLGEKITRGLGVGGDHNLGSKAAEESRDEIKELIGGADMVFITAGMGGGTGTGSASVVAQIAKESGALTIAVVTKPFSFEGARRSEVAKDGINRLLGKVDTLIIIPNDRLLDLCDAKTGMDSAFKMADDVLRHGVQAISEVITVPGVINLDFADVKAIMKDAGPAWMSIGHGSGKNRAVDAAKEALASPLLDVSISGSNGILFNVVGSDDLTLFEVNEAAEVIKQAVDPNANIIFGVGTNSSLEQEVRITLIATGFVSKTGFDETKDSQDELAGLLKNIKTEDELDVPSFLRRPLFSRQRQVFTPTDKIVKPERKAPTNLRFE; encoded by the coding sequence ATGGCGAAAACAAGTTTTGTTCCCAACCCGGCCAAGATTAAAGTCATTGGTCTTGGTGGTGGTGGTTGTAATGCGGTTACCCGTATGGTACGGGAAGAAATTCAGGGCGTAGAATTTATTGCGATGAATACTGATGCCCAGGCTTTGGCCATAACCGAGGCTCCTACCAGGATTCAACTTGGTGAGAAGATTACAAGGGGTCTGGGTGTAGGCGGAGATCATAATCTTGGTTCAAAAGCAGCTGAAGAAAGCCGTGATGAGATCAAAGAATTGATCGGCGGAGCTGATATGGTCTTTATTACCGCTGGTATGGGCGGTGGAACTGGTACTGGTTCAGCTTCGGTTGTAGCCCAGATTGCCAAGGAAAGCGGTGCCTTGACAATAGCTGTGGTAACCAAGCCCTTTAGTTTTGAAGGTGCCCGTCGCAGTGAGGTTGCAAAAGATGGTATCAATCGTTTGCTTGGCAAAGTGGATACCCTGATCATTATTCCCAATGATCGTTTGCTCGATCTGTGTGATGCCAAAACGGGCATGGACTCAGCTTTCAAGATGGCAGACGATGTGCTACGCCATGGTGTACAGGCCATTTCCGAGGTGATAACGGTTCCTGGTGTAATCAATCTTGACTTTGCTGATGTTAAAGCAATAATGAAAGACGCTGGCCCCGCATGGATGAGTATCGGGCATGGTAGCGGTAAAAACCGCGCTGTCGATGCTGCCAAAGAAGCCCTTGCCAGCCCACTGCTTGATGTATCAATTTCCGGTTCGAACGGTATCCTGTTTAACGTTGTTGGTTCTGATGACCTTACTCTCTTTGAGGTTAATGAAGCAGCAGAGGTTATCAAACAGGCAGTTGATCCCAATGCAAATATTATTTTCGGCGTGGGTACCAATTCTTCCCTTGAACAGGAAGTACGCATTACTCTTATCGCCACCGGTTTTGTTTCCAAGACTGGATTTGATGAGACCAAAGATAGCCAAGACGAACTTGCCGGTCTGTTGAAAAATATCAAGACTGAAGATGAGCTTGATGTACCATCATTCCTCCGCAGGCCGTTATTCAGCCGCCAGAGGCAGGTATTTACACCTACCGATAAGATTGTCAAGCCAGAGAGAAAAGCGCCCACCAATCTCAGATTTGAATAA
- the pheT gene encoding phenylalanine--tRNA ligase subunit beta, with the protein MKVPVSWLRDYIREPFDADDIAHRLTMAGTEVAGIERIGSSWEGVNVGLVIDVRPHPNADRLRLVTVDTGSGRNEVVCGAPNVSTGQKIAYARIGACLVDGHTGQPATLKPAKIRGVVSEGMVCSEKELGLSDDHEGIIVLPDDAPLGVPLSEYMGETILDLEVTPNRPDMLSVIGVACETAALLGVSPVIPEPEFHGEGESIDHLVDVLVEAPDLCLRYAASLIRGITIKESPDWLKTRLINAGMRPINNVVDATNYVMLEYGQPLHAFDFNNVAGHRIVVRRANEGALFTTLDGIERKLSSDMLMICDGKGPVAIAGVMGGSNSEVTPDTAEVLLESASFLPASVHFTSSRLGLTSAASQRFERGLSPHLALKALKRATSLIAELAGGVPVQGVIDKTPGLKAATLIPVKLSRINGLLGADYSREEIIDTLKLLGCEVSTGSSQNDINVKPPYWRSDINIEPDVVEEVARIRGYDTIPLNMLDKAIPNQTPNPILGLKRHLRHTLTGLGFNEIQSWAMTSTVMLKKVLNQAELKTWPLHLKKPMTVEQECLRTSLRPYLVASLASNRRFDDGAIRLFELGAVYLPRQNDLPEEPQMLAGIIASPWIKEHWGIKPEKPDFFTLKGIVEGLLASVGVEAEYLPSADSGFKPGVQAAIMMGGVQLGVLGELHPQVCREMDINESAFLFELDINRLLPYTLVERSYCPVPRYPAVLRDIALVVEDSVTHSMVMEILGSYPLIADVVLFDIYTGKPVPEGSKSMAYRLTFLSDKKTLTDQAVDKVLEQVLSRLEKQLGATLRR; encoded by the coding sequence ATGAAAGTTCCGGTTAGCTGGCTAAGAGATTATATTAGAGAACCATTCGATGCTGATGATATCGCTCATCGGCTTACCATGGCAGGTACTGAAGTTGCGGGGATCGAGCGAATTGGCTCATCTTGGGAAGGTGTAAATGTTGGCTTGGTTATTGACGTACGCCCTCACCCTAATGCTGACCGTTTGCGGCTAGTTACTGTTGATACTGGCAGCGGTCGTAATGAAGTAGTCTGCGGAGCCCCCAATGTGAGTACTGGCCAAAAAATCGCTTATGCCAGAATAGGCGCCTGTTTGGTAGACGGGCATACCGGTCAGCCGGCGACGCTTAAACCGGCAAAGATCAGGGGAGTAGTTTCCGAAGGGATGGTATGCTCAGAAAAAGAGTTGGGTTTATCAGATGATCATGAAGGTATTATCGTTCTGCCCGATGACGCACCTCTGGGCGTGCCGCTTTCAGAATACATGGGAGAAACAATTCTTGATCTTGAGGTGACACCCAATCGCCCTGATATGCTTTCTGTTATCGGAGTCGCTTGCGAAACTGCTGCACTTTTGGGAGTGTCTCCGGTTATCCCTGAACCTGAATTTCACGGCGAGGGGGAATCTATCGACCATCTCGTCGATGTTTTGGTTGAAGCACCTGATCTATGTTTAAGGTATGCTGCCAGTCTTATTAGGGGTATAACCATTAAGGAAAGCCCCGATTGGCTTAAAACCAGGCTGATTAATGCAGGTATGCGCCCGATAAACAACGTTGTTGATGCCACTAATTACGTTATGCTTGAGTATGGCCAACCACTTCATGCTTTTGATTTTAATAATGTAGCCGGACATCGGATAGTAGTTCGTCGGGCTAATGAAGGTGCTTTATTTACTACTCTCGATGGGATTGAGCGAAAACTTTCCTCAGATATGTTGATGATTTGCGATGGCAAAGGGCCAGTAGCTATTGCCGGTGTTATGGGTGGATCAAACAGTGAAGTTACCCCGGATACCGCCGAAGTTTTACTTGAGTCGGCCAGTTTCCTGCCAGCCTCTGTTCACTTCACCAGCAGCAGACTTGGTTTGACAAGTGCTGCCAGCCAGCGTTTTGAACGTGGCCTCAGCCCGCACCTTGCCCTAAAGGCTCTTAAACGTGCGACATCGCTGATAGCTGAGCTTGCCGGCGGTGTTCCAGTTCAGGGAGTAATCGATAAAACACCCGGATTAAAAGCAGCTACTTTGATACCTGTGAAGCTTTCGAGGATTAATGGATTATTAGGCGCAGATTATTCACGGGAAGAAATTATCGATACGCTGAAATTGCTTGGATGCGAGGTGTCCACTGGCTCAAGCCAGAATGACATAAATGTCAAGCCGCCTTACTGGCGCAGTGATATAAACATCGAACCGGATGTTGTAGAAGAAGTAGCCCGTATAAGAGGGTACGATACTATCCCGTTAAACATGCTAGATAAAGCAATTCCTAACCAAACGCCGAATCCGATATTGGGTCTGAAGCGCCATTTGCGCCATACGCTGACAGGGCTGGGATTTAACGAGATACAGAGCTGGGCAATGACCAGCACTGTAATGTTAAAAAAAGTACTCAACCAGGCTGAGCTAAAGACGTGGCCGCTGCATCTCAAAAAACCAATGACAGTTGAACAGGAATGTCTGCGTACAAGCTTAAGGCCGTATCTGGTAGCATCTCTGGCCTCAAACCGGCGGTTTGATGATGGGGCAATACGTCTATTTGAACTGGGGGCAGTGTATCTACCTAGACAAAACGATCTTCCTGAAGAACCTCAGATGCTTGCTGGAATTATTGCTTCACCCTGGATTAAAGAACACTGGGGGATTAAGCCGGAAAAACCTGATTTTTTCACACTAAAGGGAATTGTTGAAGGTCTGCTCGCAAGCGTAGGTGTAGAAGCAGAATATTTACCCTCGGCTGATAGCGGATTTAAACCTGGTGTTCAAGCTGCGATTATGATGGGTGGTGTTCAGCTGGGTGTGCTTGGCGAGCTCCACCCCCAAGTGTGCAGGGAAATGGATATTAATGAAAGTGCATTTCTGTTTGAATTAGATATCAACCGGCTTTTACCATACACTCTGGTTGAAAGGAGCTATTGTCCAGTACCACGCTACCCGGCGGTGCTACGAGATATTGCCCTGGTGGTGGAAGATAGCGTTACTCATTCAATGGTTATGGAAATACTCGGGAGCTATCCGCTGATAGCAGATGTTGTACTGTTTGATATCTATACCGGAAAGCCTGTCCCGGAGGGGTCAAAGTCCATGGCTTATCGACTCACCTTCCTCAGCGATAAGAAGACCTTGACCGATCAAGCGGTGGATAAGGTACTTGAACAGGTTCTTTCACGCCTGGAGAAGCAGTTAGGCGCTACACTTCGCCGATAA
- the pheS gene encoding phenylalanine--tRNA ligase subunit alpha, protein MDAVTNCEQLDAWRIKYLGKKSAILAILKSLGALPVEERKVAGSEANKLKNELEALLKEKEASFAGGSARQERDPGEVDITLPGKPVNLGTIHPITRVLYELGEIFSSMGFEIVEGPEVEWDYYNFEALNIPKEHPARDSMQTFWVDSPPSQDGREMLLRTHTSPMQIRVMEKQKPPLRIVVPGRVFRYEATDATHLHMFHQIEGLAIDKGITMADLKGSLYEFSRRFFGPERRVRFRCDFFPFVEPGVEMAVECAVCHGSGCRLCSQSGWIEILGAGMVHPRVLEAGGIDPDEYSGFAFGMGIERIPLLRYGIDDIRLFYSNDLRFLRQF, encoded by the coding sequence ATGGATGCAGTCACCAATTGTGAACAGCTGGATGCATGGCGGATAAAATATCTCGGTAAGAAGAGCGCGATACTAGCCATATTAAAGAGCCTTGGCGCATTACCGGTAGAAGAGCGTAAAGTTGCCGGCTCAGAAGCCAACAAGCTTAAAAACGAACTCGAGGCACTGCTGAAAGAAAAAGAGGCAAGCTTTGCTGGTGGTTCTGCAAGACAGGAAAGAGACCCGGGTGAAGTTGACATTACTCTACCGGGAAAACCGGTTAATCTGGGTACAATTCATCCCATTACCCGCGTTCTTTATGAACTGGGCGAGATATTTTCGTCAATGGGTTTTGAAATCGTTGAAGGTCCGGAAGTTGAATGGGATTATTATAATTTCGAAGCCTTAAACATTCCGAAAGAACATCCCGCGCGGGACTCCATGCAGACTTTCTGGGTAGATTCTCCTCCTTCACAAGATGGCCGGGAAATGCTGTTGAGGACGCATACTTCTCCTATGCAGATCAGAGTAATGGAGAAACAGAAACCTCCACTTCGTATTGTGGTGCCAGGAAGAGTGTTCCGCTATGAAGCTACCGACGCTACTCATCTGCACATGTTTCATCAGATAGAAGGGCTTGCCATTGATAAGGGCATTACCATGGCAGACCTTAAAGGTTCTTTGTATGAGTTTTCCAGACGCTTCTTTGGGCCTGAGCGTAGGGTTCGGTTCCGTTGCGACTTTTTCCCATTTGTAGAACCTGGAGTGGAGATGGCGGTAGAGTGTGCGGTATGCCACGGTTCTGGTTGCCGTCTTTGCTCTCAGAGCGGCTGGATAGAGATTCTGGGCGCTGGTATGGTTCACCCCAGGGTGCTTGAAGCAGGTGGCATAGACCCTGATGAATATTCGGGATTTGCCTTTGGAATGGGTATCGAGAGAATACCTCTGCTCAGGTACGGTATCGATGACATTCGATTGTTTTATTCAAACGATTTACGCTTTTTAAGGCAGTTTTAG
- a CDS encoding ribonuclease HI family protein yields the protein MVNKAMPYKKVVINTDGASRGNPGKAAIGAVIADEQGGTIHTISRCIGITTNNQAEYKALIEGLEAALKLDASEVAIRIDSELIVNQVKGRYRVKNPALKPLYQRVTELLAGFNGFTIEHISRTFNQGADRLANLALDAH from the coding sequence ATGGTGAATAAAGCTATGCCTTATAAAAAAGTTGTTATTAATACCGATGGTGCCTCACGGGGAAATCCTGGGAAAGCCGCAATTGGTGCGGTGATAGCCGACGAACAAGGCGGTACCATACATACAATTTCTCGATGTATAGGAATCACAACCAATAATCAGGCAGAATATAAAGCATTGATAGAAGGGCTGGAGGCTGCTTTGAAACTCGATGCTTCCGAAGTGGCTATTCGGATTGATTCAGAGTTAATAGTTAACCAGGTTAAAGGGCGATATCGGGTTAAAAATCCCGCACTCAAACCGCTCTATCAACGGGTTACTGAGTTATTGGCTGGTTTTAATGGCTTTACGATTGAGCATATTAGCAGGACTTTTAACCAGGGGGCGGATCGTTTGGCTAATCTGGCTCTTGACGCGCATTAA